From a region of the Bradyrhizobium diazoefficiens genome:
- a CDS encoding D-amino-acid transaminase, with translation MDPIAYVNGSFVPLSDAKISVLDRGFLFADGIYEVSAVLDGKLVDNASHLARLERSVGEISLRLPETVERITELQKELIARNKVANGLVYLQVTRGADKGRDFAFPKGDVKSSLVMFTSEKDIINAESAKTGINVITVPDIRWERRDIKSVALLAQVLAKQAAAEAGAGEAWMLEDGYVTEGGSSSAFILTRDDVIVTRKNSNAILPGCTRKAVVALAEERQLRVEERSFTVAEALAAKEAFATSASLFVQPVIAIDGKKIGDGKPGPMATRLREIYVEFAKATAV, from the coding sequence TTGGACCCGATCGCCTACGTCAACGGCTCATTCGTCCCGCTCTCGGATGCCAAAATCTCGGTCCTCGATCGCGGCTTCCTGTTCGCCGACGGCATCTATGAGGTCTCGGCCGTGCTTGACGGCAAGCTGGTCGACAACGCCTCGCATCTGGCGCGGCTGGAGCGCTCGGTCGGCGAGATCAGCCTGAGGCTGCCGGAAACGGTCGAGCGCATCACCGAGCTCCAGAAGGAGCTGATCGCGCGCAACAAGGTCGCGAACGGCCTCGTCTATCTCCAGGTGACGCGCGGCGCCGACAAGGGGCGCGACTTCGCCTTCCCCAAGGGCGACGTCAAGTCGAGCCTGGTGATGTTCACCTCGGAAAAGGACATCATCAATGCCGAGTCGGCGAAGACCGGCATCAACGTCATCACCGTGCCCGACATCCGCTGGGAGCGGCGCGACATCAAGAGCGTGGCGCTGCTGGCCCAGGTACTGGCAAAGCAGGCGGCGGCCGAAGCCGGCGCGGGCGAGGCCTGGATGCTGGAAGACGGATACGTCACCGAGGGCGGTTCGTCCTCGGCGTTCATCCTCACCAGGGACGACGTCATCGTGACCCGCAAGAACTCCAACGCGATCCTGCCGGGCTGCACCCGCAAGGCCGTGGTGGCGCTCGCCGAAGAGCGCCAGCTTCGTGTCGAGGAACGCTCGTTTACGGTCGCTGAGGCGCTGGCCGCCAAGGAGGCCTTTGCGACCTCGGCGTCACTGTTCGTCCAGCCGGTGATTGCGATCGACGGCAAGAAGATCGGCGACGGCAAGCCCGGCCCAATGGCCACGAGGTTGCGCGAGATCTATGTGGAGTTCGCCAAGGCGACGGCGGTTTAG
- a CDS encoding M20 family metallopeptidase — MTRADAIARARDDFKSGAFLTELDRRVAYKTESQNPSRGAELRAYLETEMQPAFAALDFTSRIVESPSGKAPFLFAEHHESASAPTVLIYGHGDVVDGMEGEWREGRDPWRTTVAGTRLYGRGTADNKGQHSINMAALRAVREARGGKLGFNAKFIVEMGEEIGSPDLGKVCDLNRDALKADLFMASDGPRLSADRPTLFLGCRGGIRIHLDVNLRDGGHHSGNWGGVLANPATILVNAISTLVDGHGRLQLDALKPPRLTNQIRGYLADVQVVPSADEPALAEDWGEEGLSAAERLYAWNTLEVLAMSSGNIEKPANAIPGRADAVLQLRFVVGTKIDGLIDAIRAHLVEKGFPMVEVRAAQSFAASRTDFDSPWIKWAADSVQETTGKAPAVLPNFGGSLPNDVFSEILGLPTIWVPHSYPGCSQHAPNEHILLPLTEEALTVMAGLFWDLGQLPRPLT; from the coding sequence ATGACCAGAGCCGACGCCATCGCCCGCGCCCGCGACGACTTCAAATCCGGCGCATTCCTCACCGAGCTCGACCGCCGCGTCGCTTACAAGACCGAAAGCCAGAACCCGTCCCGCGGTGCCGAGCTGCGCGCCTATCTTGAGACGGAAATGCAGCCGGCGTTTGCTGCGTTGGATTTTACCAGCCGTATCGTCGAGTCCCCCAGCGGCAAGGCGCCGTTCCTGTTCGCCGAGCATCACGAGAGTGCCTCGGCGCCGACTGTGCTGATCTACGGCCATGGCGACGTCGTCGACGGCATGGAAGGCGAGTGGCGTGAGGGACGCGACCCCTGGCGCACCACGGTTGCGGGCACGCGGCTCTACGGCCGCGGCACCGCCGACAACAAGGGTCAGCACAGCATCAACATGGCGGCACTCCGCGCGGTGCGCGAGGCCCGCGGCGGCAAGCTCGGCTTCAACGCCAAGTTCATTGTTGAAATGGGGGAGGAGATCGGCTCGCCCGATCTGGGCAAGGTCTGCGACCTCAATCGCGACGCGCTCAAGGCAGATCTGTTCATGGCCTCCGATGGGCCGCGCCTGTCCGCCGACCGCCCGACGCTATTCCTCGGCTGCCGGGGCGGTATCCGCATTCATCTGGATGTGAACCTGCGCGACGGCGGCCACCATTCCGGCAATTGGGGCGGCGTGCTGGCCAACCCGGCGACCATTCTGGTCAATGCGATCTCGACGCTGGTCGACGGCCACGGCCGTCTCCAGCTCGACGCCCTGAAGCCGCCACGGCTCACCAACCAGATTCGCGGCTACCTGGCCGATGTGCAGGTGGTGCCGAGCGCGGACGAGCCCGCACTCGCGGAGGACTGGGGCGAGGAGGGACTTTCGGCCGCCGAGCGGCTCTACGCCTGGAATACGCTGGAAGTGCTGGCGATGTCGTCGGGCAATATCGAGAAGCCTGCCAACGCCATCCCGGGCCGTGCCGATGCCGTGCTGCAATTGCGTTTCGTGGTCGGGACCAAGATTGATGGGCTGATCGACGCTATCCGCGCGCATCTGGTCGAGAAGGGCTTTCCGATGGTCGAGGTGCGGGCAGCCCAGAGTTTTGCTGCATCGCGCACCGATTTCGACAGCCCCTGGATCAAATGGGCGGCGGATTCGGTGCAAGAGACCACCGGCAAGGCGCCGGCGGTGCTGCCAAATTTCGGCGGCTCGCTGCCTAACGACGTATTTTCCGAGATCCTGGGCCTGCCGACGATCTGGGTCCCGCACTCCTATCCCGGCTGCTCCCAGCACGCGCCCAACGAGCACATCCTGCTGCCTCTGACCGAAGAGGCCTTGACCGTGATGGCCGGGCTGTTCTGGGATCTCGGCCAACTGCCACGCCCGCTAACTTGA
- a CDS encoding MDR family MFS transporter, protein MNALQPTVNAVTGLSASAAPAAPAVSAKTWIAVIGATLGAFMAVLNIQIVNASLADIQGAIGAGIDDGGWISTSYLIAEIVVIPLSGWLAQVFSIRIYLLTNAILFLALSAACALAQDLPQMIVLRAVQGFTGGVLIPMAFTLIITLLPRGKQPVGLALFALSATFAPAIGPTIGGYLTENLGWQYIFYVNLVPGAIMVGMLWYALEAKPMKISLLREGDWAGIITMAIGLSALQTVLEEGNKDDWFGSPFIVKLSVIAAVALAAFLIIELTVKKPLLNLRLLARRNFGFGMLANFLLGIALYGSVFILPQYLSRIQGYNAEQIGMVLAWTGLPQLVLIPLVPRLMQKFDARLVIGIGFVLFAASNFMNIYMTNDYAADQLLGPNVVRAIGQALVMAPLSAVATAGIEAENAGSASGLFNMMRNLGGAVGIALLQTVLTKREQYHSNVLMQSVSVFEQATRTRLEQLTQYFVNHGIPDRADAAHRAYVAIGHIVQKQAYILAFGDTFYLLGMALIAALIATLFLKKSSHTSAGGAH, encoded by the coding sequence ATGAACGCGCTCCAACCGACCGTCAACGCCGTCACCGGTCTGTCCGCCTCCGCTGCGCCTGCCGCACCGGCGGTGTCCGCAAAAACCTGGATCGCGGTGATCGGCGCCACGCTTGGCGCCTTTATGGCGGTGCTGAACATCCAGATCGTCAACGCCTCGCTTGCCGACATCCAGGGCGCGATCGGCGCCGGCATCGACGACGGCGGCTGGATTTCGACCTCCTATCTGATCGCGGAGATCGTGGTGATCCCGCTCTCCGGTTGGCTCGCACAGGTCTTCTCGATCCGGATTTATCTTCTCACCAACGCGATCTTGTTCCTGGCCCTCTCCGCGGCCTGCGCACTGGCGCAGGACCTGCCGCAGATGATCGTGCTGCGCGCCGTGCAGGGATTCACCGGCGGCGTCCTGATTCCGATGGCGTTCACGCTGATCATCACGCTGCTGCCACGCGGAAAACAGCCGGTTGGTCTTGCGCTGTTCGCGCTGTCCGCGACGTTCGCCCCCGCGATCGGCCCGACCATCGGGGGCTATCTCACCGAGAATCTTGGCTGGCAGTACATCTTCTACGTCAACCTCGTCCCCGGCGCGATCATGGTCGGCATGCTCTGGTACGCACTCGAGGCGAAGCCGATGAAGATCTCGCTGCTACGCGAGGGCGATTGGGCCGGCATCATCACCATGGCGATCGGGCTGTCGGCGCTCCAGACCGTGCTGGAGGAAGGCAACAAGGACGACTGGTTCGGCTCGCCCTTCATCGTCAAGCTGTCAGTGATCGCAGCCGTCGCGCTGGCCGCTTTCCTGATCATCGAGCTGACGGTGAAGAAGCCGCTGCTCAATCTGCGCCTGCTCGCGCGCCGCAATTTCGGCTTCGGCATGCTCGCGAACTTCCTGCTCGGTATCGCGCTGTACGGCTCGGTCTTCATCCTGCCGCAATATCTGTCGCGCATCCAGGGCTACAACGCCGAGCAGATCGGAATGGTGCTGGCCTGGACCGGATTGCCGCAACTCGTGCTGATCCCGCTGGTGCCACGCCTGATGCAGAAATTCGACGCGCGGCTCGTGATCGGAATCGGCTTCGTGCTGTTCGCCGCTTCCAACTTCATGAACATCTATATGACCAACGATTATGCCGCCGACCAGCTCCTCGGGCCCAACGTCGTCCGCGCCATCGGCCAGGCGCTGGTGATGGCGCCGCTATCGGCGGTCGCAACCGCAGGCATCGAAGCGGAGAATGCGGGCTCGGCCTCCGGCCTGTTCAACATGATGCGCAATCTCGGCGGCGCCGTCGGCATCGCGCTGCTGCAAACGGTACTGACCAAGCGCGAGCAGTACCATTCCAACGTGCTGATGCAGTCGGTCTCGGTGTTCGAGCAGGCCACCCGCACACGGCTGGAGCAGCTCACCCAGTATTTCGTCAATCACGGTATCCCCGACCGTGCAGACGCCGCGCATCGTGCCTATGTCGCGATTGGCCATATCGTGCAGAAGCAGGCTTATATCCTCGCCTTCGGCGACACTTTCTATCTGCTCGGCATGGCGCTGATCGCCGCCCTGATCGCCACTCTGTTCCTGAAGAAGTCCAGCCACACCTCGGCTGGTGGCGCCCACTGA
- a CDS encoding ABC transporter permease subunit (The N-terminal region of this protein, as described by TIGR01726, is a three transmembrane segment that identifies a subfamily of ABC transporter permease subunits, which specificities that include histidine, arginine, glutamine, glutamate, L-cystine (sic), the opines (in Agrobacterium) octopine and nopaline, etc.), protein MFSNFDFGVIIRALPYLFYEGMSFTVMLTTLSALGGLIFGTAIALMRLSGLKTLGRIAGLYVDFMRSLPLVLVIFWFYFLVPYIGQWLTGASRPISVGAFASSLITFIMFEAAYFSEIMRAGIQSISRGQPAAANALGLTYAQTMRYVVLPQAFRNMLPVLITQTIVLFQDTSLVYVLSITDFLGAASKVAQRDGRLVEMYLFAAIVYFTISCIASFGVRRLQARIAILR, encoded by the coding sequence ATGTTCAGCAATTTCGATTTCGGCGTCATCATCCGCGCACTGCCCTATCTGTTCTACGAGGGCATGAGCTTCACGGTGATGCTGACGACGCTGTCCGCGCTGGGTGGCCTGATCTTCGGCACGGCGATCGCACTGATGCGGCTCTCCGGCCTCAAGACTCTCGGACGCATCGCCGGCCTCTATGTCGACTTCATGCGCTCGCTGCCGCTGGTGCTGGTGATCTTCTGGTTCTACTTCCTGGTGCCCTATATCGGGCAGTGGCTGACCGGCGCATCGCGGCCGATCAGCGTCGGCGCGTTCGCCTCCTCGCTGATCACCTTCATCATGTTCGAGGCGGCGTACTTCTCCGAGATCATGCGCGCCGGCATCCAGTCGATCTCGCGCGGACAACCGGCCGCCGCCAATGCACTGGGCCTGACCTACGCGCAGACCATGCGCTACGTCGTGCTGCCGCAGGCCTTCCGCAACATGCTGCCGGTGCTGATCACGCAGACCATCGTGCTGTTCCAGGACACCTCGCTGGTTTACGTGTTGTCGATCACCGATTTCCTGGGTGCAGCCAGCAAGGTCGCGCAGCGCGACGGCCGCCTGGTCGAGATGTACCTGTTTGCCGCCATCGTCTACTTCACCATTTCCTGTATCGCGTCCTTCGGCGTCCGCCGTCTCCAGGCGCGCATCGCCATCCTCCGCTAG
- a CDS encoding carboxymuconolactone decarboxylase family protein — protein MKPRMNFYQAAPDTMKGLMALEEQIQSTGLEKSLIELVKIRASQINGCAFCINMHTEDARKRGETEQRIYLLNAWRESPLYSDRERAALAWTESVTLISQTHAPDDVYEQVREQFSDAETVNLTALVGAINAWNRLAIAFRAVHPVKVKASVA, from the coding sequence ATGAAACCCCGCATGAACTTCTACCAGGCCGCGCCCGACACGATGAAAGGCCTGATGGCGCTCGAGGAGCAGATCCAGTCGACCGGACTCGAGAAATCGCTGATCGAGCTCGTCAAGATCCGGGCGTCGCAGATCAACGGCTGTGCCTTCTGTATCAACATGCACACCGAGGACGCACGCAAGCGCGGCGAGACCGAACAGCGCATCTATCTGCTCAATGCCTGGCGTGAATCCCCGCTCTATTCCGACCGCGAGCGTGCCGCGCTGGCCTGGACCGAGTCGGTGACGCTGATCTCGCAGACGCACGCGCCCGACGACGTCTACGAGCAGGTCCGCGAGCAATTCTCCGATGCGGAGACGGTGAACCTGACGGCGCTGGTCGGCGCCATCAACGCCTGGAACAGGCTGGCGATCGCGTTCCGCGCGGTCCATCCGGTCAAGGTGAAGGCGTCGGTGGCGTGA
- a CDS encoding thiamine pyrophosphate-binding protein translates to MKNKITGRSAFLALLKDEGITHLFGNPGTTELPIMHALKDHPDLTYVMAMQESLVVAIADGYSRASGKLVACNVHVAPGLGNAMGSLYNAQFTGTPMILTAGQQEQGHGLMEPVLYGPLVRMAEPLVKWAVEVTRLEDLPRIVRRAAKVAMTPPTGPVFISLPGDILNSEAGIDLGRSTRIDARTRPSDEALKAFAARLLKAERPVIVTMDEVVKSDALEEAAELAELLGAAAYQSSTPYGSHFLSESPSFIGTLARVQKVARDTLAPYDLLIALGGDPLRMSVHSEVDALPDGLGIVQIGLVDWEIAKNYGAEIALKADLKETLRALIPVLKEMGGATLASRAKQRLAELAPKNWSARRAALVEQIGKSAGRTPIDPDFLVLQMIEAMPDHAILVDEGLTSSRQVTALRAHRDRYGYHGLASGGIGWGLPASVGASIANPDRPVVCFSGDGSAMYSIQSLWTAAHHKLPLNVVIANNGGYRIIKQRLLAFHGDDNYVGMDFVDPPVDFAGVAKALGCEAIKVSDVSELKATLASAFGRPGTKLIEVMVDGKV, encoded by the coding sequence ATGAAGAACAAGATAACCGGCCGCTCCGCCTTTCTCGCGCTGCTCAAGGACGAAGGCATTACCCATCTGTTCGGCAACCCCGGAACCACCGAGCTGCCGATCATGCATGCGCTGAAGGACCATCCCGACCTCACCTACGTGATGGCGATGCAGGAGAGTCTGGTGGTCGCGATTGCCGATGGCTATAGCCGCGCCTCCGGCAAGCTGGTCGCCTGCAACGTTCACGTCGCACCCGGCCTCGGCAACGCGATGGGCTCGCTCTATAACGCCCAGTTCACGGGCACGCCGATGATCCTGACCGCGGGACAGCAGGAGCAGGGCCACGGCCTGATGGAGCCGGTCCTGTACGGCCCGCTGGTGCGGATGGCCGAGCCGCTGGTGAAATGGGCGGTCGAGGTGACGCGGCTGGAGGATCTGCCCCGTATCGTGCGCCGCGCCGCCAAGGTCGCGATGACGCCGCCGACCGGGCCGGTGTTCATCTCGCTGCCCGGAGACATCCTGAACAGCGAGGCCGGCATCGACCTCGGTCGGTCCACCCGTATCGATGCCCGTACGAGACCGTCGGACGAAGCGTTGAAAGCCTTTGCCGCGCGGCTCCTCAAGGCGGAGCGGCCCGTCATCGTCACCATGGACGAGGTGGTCAAGAGCGACGCGCTGGAAGAGGCGGCCGAACTCGCCGAGCTGCTCGGCGCGGCCGCTTACCAGTCCTCGACGCCGTATGGATCGCACTTCCTCTCGGAGAGCCCGAGCTTCATCGGCACGCTGGCGCGCGTGCAGAAGGTCGCGCGCGATACGCTCGCGCCATACGACCTCCTGATCGCGCTTGGTGGCGATCCCTTGCGCATGTCAGTCCATAGCGAGGTCGATGCACTGCCTGACGGCCTCGGCATCGTGCAAATCGGCCTCGTCGATTGGGAGATCGCCAAGAACTACGGCGCCGAGATCGCGCTGAAGGCGGATTTGAAGGAAACGCTGCGGGCGCTGATCCCCGTACTGAAGGAGATGGGCGGTGCAACACTTGCGAGCCGCGCAAAGCAGCGGCTCGCCGAGCTCGCGCCGAAGAACTGGAGTGCGCGGCGCGCTGCGCTGGTCGAGCAGATCGGCAAGAGCGCCGGTCGCACGCCGATCGATCCGGATTTTCTGGTGCTGCAAATGATCGAGGCCATGCCGGACCATGCCATCCTGGTCGACGAAGGCCTCACCTCGAGCCGCCAGGTCACGGCGCTGCGTGCGCATCGCGACCGCTATGGCTATCACGGCCTTGCCTCCGGCGGCATCGGCTGGGGCTTGCCGGCCTCCGTCGGCGCCAGCATCGCCAATCCGGATCGACCGGTCGTGTGCTTCTCGGGCGACGGCAGCGCGATGTATTCGATCCAGTCGCTGTGGACCGCGGCGCACCACAAGCTGCCGCTCAACGTCGTCATCGCCAACAATGGCGGCTACCGCATCATCAAGCAGCGCCTGCTCGCCTTCCACGGCGACGACAATTATGTCGGCATGGATTTTGTCGATCCGCCCGTGGATTTCGCCGGCGTCGCCAAGGCGCTGGGCTGCGAGGCGATCAAGGTCAGCGATGTCAGTGAGCTGAAGGCGACGCTGGCCTCGGCATTTGGCCGCCCGGGCACCAAGCTGATCGAGGTGATGGTGGACGGGAAGGTGTAG
- a CDS encoding amino acid ABC transporter ATP-binding protein, with protein sequence MIEISHVDKWYSPTFQVLTDCTTSVAKGEVVVVCGPSGSGKSTLIKCVNALEPFQKGDISIDGIKVNDPKTNLPKLRSRVGMVFQHFELFPHLKIIDNLCLAQEKVLGRSRDKAMTKGMQLLDRVGLKEQAQKFPAQLSGGQQQRVAIARALAMDPIAMLFDEPTSALDPEMISEVLDVMVDLAREGMTMMVVTHEMGFARKVANRVIFMDRGEIVEDALKDDFFGKPRSDRAQKFLSKILSH encoded by the coding sequence ATGATCGAGATCAGCCACGTCGATAAATGGTACAGCCCGACCTTCCAGGTGCTGACCGATTGCACCACCAGCGTCGCCAAGGGCGAGGTGGTGGTCGTGTGCGGTCCTTCGGGCTCGGGCAAGTCGACGCTGATCAAATGCGTCAACGCACTGGAGCCGTTCCAGAAAGGCGACATCAGCATCGATGGCATCAAGGTCAATGACCCCAAGACCAATCTGCCGAAGCTTCGTTCGCGCGTCGGCATGGTGTTCCAGCACTTCGAGCTGTTTCCGCATCTCAAGATCATCGACAATCTCTGCCTCGCCCAGGAGAAGGTGCTCGGACGATCGCGCGACAAGGCCATGACCAAGGGCATGCAGCTTCTGGACCGCGTCGGCCTGAAGGAGCAGGCGCAGAAATTTCCGGCGCAGCTTTCCGGTGGCCAGCAACAGCGCGTTGCGATCGCCCGGGCGCTCGCCATGGACCCCATCGCCATGCTGTTCGACGAGCCGACCTCGGCGCTCGACCCTGAAATGATTAGCGAGGTGCTCGACGTCATGGTCGATCTCGCCCGCGAAGGCATGACCATGATGGTCGTGACCCACGAGATGGGCTTTGCCCGCAAGGTCGCCAACCGGGTGATCTTCATGGACCGCGGCGAGATCGTCGAGGACGCCCTGAAGGACGACTTTTTCGGCAAGCCGCGCAGCGATCGCGCGCAGAAGTTTTTGTCGAAGATCCTGTCGCATTGA
- a CDS encoding amino acid ABC transporter permease, protein MNYNWNWGIFFQPNPMGTGTYLDMLLSGLVLTLKTAALAWIIALITGSLVGVMRTLPSRGANWFGFAYVEFFRNMPLLVQLFLWFFVLPEILPRAAGLWLKQLPNAPFWTAAIGIGLFMSARVAIQLQAGIGSLPRGQRMAATALGLTTVQVYRYVLLPMAFRIILPPLTSEFLNTIKNTAVAITIGLLELTGEARSMQEFSFQVFEAFTAATLLYLLVNAVVVTAMRFLERWVAIPGYITGK, encoded by the coding sequence GTGAACTATAACTGGAACTGGGGAATCTTTTTCCAGCCGAACCCGATGGGGACCGGCACCTATCTCGACATGCTGCTGTCGGGGCTGGTGCTGACCCTCAAGACCGCGGCGCTGGCCTGGATCATCGCACTGATCACCGGCTCTCTCGTGGGCGTGATGCGGACGCTGCCGTCCAGGGGCGCCAATTGGTTCGGCTTCGCCTATGTCGAGTTCTTCCGCAACATGCCGCTTTTGGTGCAGCTCTTCCTGTGGTTCTTCGTGCTGCCGGAGATCCTGCCGAGGGCTGCCGGGCTGTGGCTGAAGCAGTTGCCGAACGCGCCGTTCTGGACGGCGGCGATCGGCATCGGCTTGTTCATGTCGGCGCGCGTGGCCATTCAGTTGCAAGCCGGCATCGGCTCACTGCCGCGCGGCCAGAGGATGGCGGCGACCGCGCTGGGGCTGACCACGGTGCAAGTTTATCGCTACGTGCTGCTGCCGATGGCGTTCCGCATCATCCTGCCGCCGCTGACCTCCGAGTTCCTCAACACCATCAAGAACACCGCGGTCGCCATTACCATCGGCCTGCTCGAGCTGACCGGCGAGGCGCGCTCGATGCAGGAATTTTCGTTCCAGGTGTTCGAGGCCTTTACCGCCGCAACGCTGCTCTATCTCCTCGTCAACGCCGTCGTCGTGACCGCGATGCGCTTCCTCGAGCGCTGGGTCGCGATCCCCGGCTACATCACGGGGAAATAG
- a CDS encoding LLM class flavin-dependent oxidoreductase, whose protein sequence is MAKQIRLNAFAMNCVAHQSPGLWTHPRDRTAEYNRLPYWIDLAKTLERGRFDGLFLADVLGVYDVYGNSPDAALRNAAQTPSNEPLLLLSAMAAVTQNLGFGVTSNLSFEPPYPFARRMSTLDHLTEGRIGWNVVTGYLDSAARGAGKDKQIGHDDRYDIADEYMEVVYKLWEGSWEDGAVLRDRKRGIFTDPTKVHRVNHEGANYRINNTIHLSEPSPQRTPVLYQAGTSPRGRQFAAKHAECVFMSGPSAKIIGPRVSAIRREAAALGRNPADILMFNMMTIILGNTEAEAAAKYADYRSHINPEGALALMSGWTGIDFSGYELDQQVRHVQNDAGRSALDNVTRGDPDRIWTVRDVIEHVGIGGAGPVVVGTPQMVADKIEQWFEATDVDGLNVAFAISPGDFEDIADMLVPELTRRGRYKSEYAQGTLREKLFGGGRARLDAPHPAAGYRVGRKG, encoded by the coding sequence ATGGCCAAGCAAATCAGGCTCAACGCATTTGCGATGAATTGCGTCGCACACCAATCGCCGGGCCTGTGGACCCATCCGCGCGACCGCACCGCCGAGTATAACCGCCTGCCCTACTGGATCGATCTCGCCAAGACGCTGGAGCGCGGCCGTTTCGACGGGCTGTTCCTGGCCGACGTGCTCGGGGTCTACGACGTCTATGGCAACAGCCCTGACGCAGCCTTGCGCAACGCGGCACAGACGCCGTCGAACGAGCCGCTGCTGCTGCTGTCGGCGATGGCCGCCGTGACGCAAAATCTCGGCTTCGGCGTCACGAGCAATCTCTCCTTCGAGCCGCCCTACCCATTCGCACGGCGGATGTCGACGCTCGATCACCTCACCGAGGGCCGGATCGGCTGGAACGTCGTCACCGGCTATCTCGACAGCGCCGCACGCGGCGCCGGCAAGGACAAGCAGATCGGGCATGACGACCGCTATGACATCGCCGACGAATATATGGAGGTCGTCTACAAGCTCTGGGAAGGAAGCTGGGAGGACGGCGCGGTGCTGCGCGACCGCAAGCGCGGTATCTTCACCGATCCCACAAAAGTTCATCGCGTCAACCATGAGGGCGCGAACTACCGCATCAACAACACCATTCACCTGAGCGAGCCGTCGCCGCAGCGCACGCCGGTGCTGTACCAGGCCGGCACGTCGCCGCGCGGGCGGCAGTTCGCTGCGAAGCACGCCGAATGCGTGTTCATGTCGGGACCGTCGGCCAAGATCATTGGGCCGCGCGTGTCGGCGATCCGCCGGGAGGCCGCCGCACTCGGCCGCAATCCGGCGGATATCCTGATGTTCAACATGATGACGATCATCCTCGGCAACACAGAGGCCGAAGCGGCGGCGAAATATGCCGACTACCGGTCGCATATCAATCCGGAAGGGGCGCTGGCCCTGATGTCGGGATGGACCGGCATCGACTTCTCCGGCTACGAACTCGACCAGCAGGTGCGTCATGTCCAGAACGATGCCGGCCGCAGTGCACTTGACAACGTGACGCGCGGCGACCCGGACCGCATCTGGACCGTGCGCGACGTCATCGAGCATGTCGGCATCGGCGGTGCCGGTCCCGTCGTGGTCGGCACGCCGCAGATGGTCGCAGACAAGATTGAGCAATGGTTCGAAGCGACGGACGTCGACGGACTCAACGTCGCCTTCGCGATTTCGCCCGGCGATTTCGAGGATATCGCCGACATGCTGGTGCCGGAGCTGACTCGGCGCGGACGGTACAAGTCGGAATATGCACAAGGCACGCTGCGGGAGAAATTGTTCGGCGGCGGCCGCGCGCGGCTCGATGCGCCGCATCCGGCAGCGGGGTATCGGGTGGGGAGGAAGGGATAG
- a CDS encoding amino acid ABC transporter substrate-binding protein produces MKNFCRIGLALVATFAVSQAGAQQLTGTLKNIKDTGAITLGFRDSSIPFSYLDDNQKPIGFAMDICYKIVDAVKKELKLDKLEVKLNPVTSATRIPLMANGTIDLECGSTTNNAEREKQVWFTNTHFLTASRYVSKKSSGLKSIDDLKGKTVVSTAGTTNIKQLTEANVKRSLGANIIPAKDHAEAFLMVETDRAVAFVMDDILLASLVASSKSPGDYVISKDAFSKPEPYGIMLRKDDVPFKKVVDAATAALYTSGEGEKIYNKWFMSKIPPKGLNLNTPMSPELKHEFAKPSDSPNPDDYK; encoded by the coding sequence GTGAAAAATTTCTGTAGGATTGGGCTCGCGCTCGTCGCGACCTTCGCCGTCAGCCAGGCCGGGGCCCAGCAGCTGACCGGCACGCTGAAGAACATCAAGGACACCGGCGCCATCACGCTGGGCTTCCGCGACTCCTCGATCCCGTTCTCCTATCTCGACGATAACCAGAAGCCCATCGGTTTCGCGATGGACATCTGCTACAAGATCGTCGACGCCGTGAAGAAGGAGCTCAAGCTCGACAAGCTCGAGGTCAAGCTCAACCCGGTAACGTCGGCGACCCGCATCCCGCTGATGGCCAACGGCACCATCGACCTCGAATGCGGCTCGACCACCAACAACGCCGAGCGCGAGAAGCAGGTGTGGTTCACCAACACCCACTTCCTGACTGCCAGCCGCTATGTCTCCAAGAAGTCGAGCGGCCTGAAGTCGATCGACGATCTCAAGGGCAAGACCGTGGTCTCGACCGCCGGCACCACCAACATCAAGCAGCTCACCGAAGCCAACGTCAAGAGAAGCCTCGGCGCCAACATCATTCCGGCCAAGGACCATGCCGAAGCCTTCCTGATGGTCGAGACCGACCGCGCGGTCGCCTTCGTCATGGACGACATCCTGCTGGCGAGCCTCGTCGCCAGCTCGAAGTCGCCGGGCGACTATGTCATCTCCAAGGATGCGTTCTCCAAGCCCGAGCCCTATGGCATCATGCTGCGCAAGGACGATGTGCCCTTCAAGAAGGTGGTGGATGCGGCAACCGCCGCGCTCTACACATCCGGCGAGGGCGAAAAGATCTACAACAAATGGTTCATGAGCAAGATCCCGCCGAAGGGCCTGAACCTCAACACGCCCATGTCGCCCGAGCTGAAACACGAGTTCGCAAAGCCTTCGGACTCGCCGAACCCGGACGATTACAAGTAA